The segment ATGTCCAGCACGAATGGTTGGTGCCGCTTCGCGAGAAGCGAGCACGCGGAGAAATATTGACTCTTTCACATCCCCAGGCGCTCATCCTCTAGAGTCTGTTATGCATTTTTTCTGATAGACTGGGGGCATGGCAAGAAAACCGTACCCCAGTGATGTCAGCGATGACGAGTGGGCCTTCGTGGCCCCTTATTTGACCTTGATGACGGAAGACGCGCCGCAGCGGGAG is part of the Ktedonobacterales bacterium genome and harbors:
- a CDS encoding IS5/IS1182 family transposase; translation: MARKPYPSDVSDDEWAFVAPYLTLMTEDAPQRE